The genomic interval CGATCGTGGATCGTAGGAAACGTGGCCGGCGGCCCCCTCACCCCCGGCCCCTCTCCCTCCAGGGACGAGGGGCGCCGACACGGGCGTGGCCGTCAACCACTGATTGCTGACAACTGACAACTCGCCTCAGACCCAGGTGTCCGGGCCGATGGCCGCGCCGATCCCGATCGGGATGGCGACCTTCGCGGTCTCGGCTCCTGGGTCGGGGAGGACTTTGCCGGGGTTGAAGAGGCCCGTCGAGTTGAAGGCGTCGCGCACCAGGGCCATCTTCTCCAGATCGTGCGGCGTGAAGATCAGCGGCATGTACTTCCGCTTCTCCAGCCCGACGCCGTGCTCGCCGGTGATGGTGCCGCCGGCCTCGACGCACGCCTCCACCAGCTCGTCGTGGGCGGCCTCGACGCGCGGGATGATGCCCTCCTCCAGGGCGTCGAAGGCGATGATCGGGTGCAGGTTGCCGTCGCCGATGTGGGCGACCGTCATCACGTTCACGCCGTACCGGATGCCGAGCTGCCGGACCGTCCCAAGGACATCGGCCAGCTTGGAGCGTGGCACCGTGCCGTCGCACAGGTAGTAGTTGGGGGCGACGCGGCCACAGGCGGCCAGCGCGCCCTTGCGGGCGGCCCAGAGCTTGTCGCGCTCGGCCTGGGTGCCCGCGTACTGGACGACCATCGAGCCGGGCGTCTCCTCGCAGATGCGGCGTACCAGCACTTCCTGCTCTTCGACCGCTTCCGGCAGCCCCTCGACGTCCACCAGGAGGATCGCCCCGGCGCCCGGCGGGTAGCCGACGTGGAACGCGGCTTCGAGCGCCTGGATCGACGGCTCGTCCATCAGCTCCAGTGCGCCCGGCACCACCCCTGCCGCCACCAGCGCCGAGACGGCTGCGCCAGCCGCCTCGATGGTCTCGTAGGCGGCCAGGAAGGTCACCGTGACGGGCGGCGCGATCAGCAGCCGCACCCAGGCCTGCGTCACGACGCCGAAGGTGCCCTCCGAGCCGACCGCCAGCCCGACGAGGTCGTAGCCGGGCGCGTCGGGCGCGGGGCCGCCGAGCGTGCAGAGCAGGCCGTCCCGCGTGACCAGCTCCAGCCCGACGATGTGGTTCGTCGTCATGCCGTGCGAGAGGCAGTGCGGCCCGCCCGAGTTCTCGGCAATGTTGCCGCCGATGGTGCTGGTCTTCTGGCTGGACGGGTCCGGCGCGTAGTAGAGGCCGAGCGGCGTGACGGCGGTGGTCAGGTCGAGGTTGATGAGGCCCGGCTGCACGAGCGCCAGCCCGTTGTCGGGGTCCACCTTCAGGATGCGGTGCATGCTGTTGAGGTCCACCACGAGGCCGCCGCGCACGGGGATCGTGCCGCCGCTCAGGCCGCTCGCGCCGCCCCGCGCGGTGATGGCGAGCCGCTCGCGGACGGCAAGCTGCACCACGGCGGCCAGTTGCTGGCCGGTGGTGGGGCGGATCACCGCCTCAGGCAGGGCGCGGTCCATGTAGGCGTCGTACTCGTAGACGAGCAAGTCCTCGTAGCGGGTGAGGACGCCGTCAGGTCCGAGGATCTCGCGCAGCTGGGAGATGATGCGGGCCGGGAGGGCGGTGCGAGCTCCGCCCTCGGCGCTCGCAGGCCCGGAAGCCATCGGTCGCGCGCTCCTGTGGCGTGGAGATTCCACGCGTGGGGTTCTCTCACTGGCGAGTATACGTCAGCGCCGCACGGGACAGCGGGCATCCGCCCCCTCTCCCCAGGGCGATCGCATGTTGATGTTGTCGTGCGGCCTCGTCGGGGCTTGAAAGCCCCGCCTACACTCCTGCAGTCGCTGCGCGACGCTCCAGGCTCGCCAGCCCCAGCCGTTCCCTGCGTCCGTCGCGCAGCGACGGCGTGACTGTA from Chloroflexota bacterium carries:
- a CDS encoding FAD-binding protein, whose protein sequence is MASGPASAEGGARTALPARIISQLREILGPDGVLTRYEDLLVYEYDAYMDRALPEAVIRPTTGQQLAAVVQLAVRERLAITARGGASGLSGGTIPVRGGLVVDLNSMHRILKVDPDNGLALVQPGLINLDLTTAVTPLGLYYAPDPSSQKTSTIGGNIAENSGGPHCLSHGMTTNHIVGLELVTRDGLLCTLGGPAPDAPGYDLVGLAVGSEGTFGVVTQAWVRLLIAPPVTVTFLAAYETIEAAGAAVSALVAAGVVPGALELMDEPSIQALEAAFHVGYPPGAGAILLVDVEGLPEAVEEQEVLVRRICEETPGSMVVQYAGTQAERDKLWAARKGALAACGRVAPNYYLCDGTVPRSKLADVLGTVRQLGIRYGVNVMTVAHIGDGNLHPIIAFDALEEGIIPRVEAAHDELVEACVEAGGTITGEHGVGLEKRKYMPLIFTPHDLEKMALVRDAFNSTGLFNPGKVLPDPGAETAKVAIPIGIGAAIGPDTWV